A single region of the Pan troglodytes isolate AG18354 chromosome 18, NHGRI_mPanTro3-v2.0_pri, whole genome shotgun sequence genome encodes:
- the LOC129137455 gene encoding nuclear pore complex-interacting protein family member B12-like isoform X5 translates to MFQRAQELRRRAEDYHKCKIPPPARKPLCNRVRMAAAEHRHSSGLPYWPYLTAETLKNRMGRQPPPPTQQRSITDNSLSLKTPPECLLRTLPPSVDDNIKECPLAPLPHSPLPPSVDDNLNECLLIPLPPSPLPPSVDDNLKECLLIPLPPSPLPPSVDDNLKECLLAPLPHSPLPPSVDDNLKECLLAPLPPSPLPPSVDDNLKECLLAPLPHSPLPPSVDDNLKECLLAPLPPSVDDNLKECLLAPLPPSPLPPSVDDNLKECLLAPLPPSPLPPSVDDNLKTPPLATQEAEAGKPPKPKRWRVDEVEQSPKPKRRRVDEVEQSTKPKRRRADEVKQSPKPKRQREAETQLPKPKRRRADEVEQSPKPKRQREAETQLPKPKRRRLSKLRTRHCTQAWAIRINPWVEKKKKIKK, encoded by the exons ATGTTTCAACGTGCGCAAGAGTTGCGGCGGCGGGCAGAGGACTACCACAAATGCAAA ATCCCCCCTCCTGCAAGAAAGCCTCTTTGCAACCgg GTCAGAATGGCGGCAGCGGAGCATCGTCATTCTTCAGGATTGCCCTACTGGCCCTACCTCAcagctgaaactttaaaaaacaggatgGGCCGCCAGCCACCTCCTCCGACTCAACAACGTTCTATAACGGATAACTCCCTGAGCCTCAAGACACCTCCCGAATGTCTCCTTCGTacccttccaccctcagtggatgataatatCAAGGAGTGTCCTCTTGCTCCTCTTCCAcactctcctcttccaccctcagtggatgataatctgaacgAGTGTCTCCTTatccctcttccaccctctcctcttccaccctcagtggatgataatctgaaggagtgtctccttatccctcttccaccctctcctcttccaccctcagtggatgataatctgaaggagtgtctccttgctcctcttccacactctcctcttccaccctcagtggatgataatctgaaggagtgtctccttgctcctcttccaccctctcctcttccaccctcagtggatgataatctgaaggagtgtctccttgctcctcttccacactctcctcttccaccctcagtggatgataatctgaaggagtgtctccttgctcctcttccaccctcagtggatgataatctgaaggagtgtctccttgctcctcttccaccctctcctcttccaccctcagtggatgataatctgaaggagtgtctccttgctcctcttccaccctctcctcttccaccctcagtggatgataatctgaagaCTCCtcccttagctactcaggaggctgaggcgggaaaaccacccaaacccaagaggtggagggtgGATGAGGTGGAACAATCACcaaaacccaagaggcggagggtgGATGAGGTGGAACAATCAAcaaaacccaagaggcggagggcggATGAGGTGAAACAATCGCccaagcccaagaggcagagggaggccgaGACACAAttacccaaacccaagaggcggagggcggATGAGGTGGAACAATCGCccaagcccaagaggcagagggaggccgaGACACAAttacccaaacccaagaggcggaggttgagtaAGCTGagaacacgccattgcactcaagcctgggcaataagaataaATCCGTGggtcgaaaaaaagaaaaaaatcaaaaaataa